The window ACTTTTTAATGAGACCGTCCAAGACATCACTTGACTTTTCGCTTTTTGGAAAAACACGGTTGTTATCCTCCTGGATAAATTCAAAATCAAAAAGAGAAAACAAATCTTCATTTGTAAATGTATAAAAAGAGTGTTTAAGGAAATTTTTATTGTTAAAAGAATTCAACAACTGTTTTATTGGCTTGTTGTTGGTGATATTGCATCTTCCGCCACCGGTCAGCAGGAGTTTTCGACCAAGGGACGGATTCTTTTCAAGCAATATTACACTGGAGGAATTTTGACTGGCCGCAATTGCAGCCATCATTCCAGCAGGTCCTCCACCAATAACAGCTATATCATATTCTTTCATTTTAATCAAAAAAAGAAAATTTAAGGGGTTAATCTGTGTCTGTCTCTTGGGAAGAGTACACATTCACGGATGTTTTCAGAGCCGGTTAATACCATGGTTAACCTGTCGGCACCTACACCCCAACCTGCATGAGGAGGCATACCATATTCAAATGCTTTAAGATAGCTTCCAAATCCAGCAGGGTTTAATCCTCTTTCTTCTATTTGTTTTACGAGCAAATCGTATTGATGAACACGAGTAGCACCAGAAGATAACTCTAAGTTGTTGTACATTAAATCAAAGGCATGAGAGTATTTTTCATCGCCGTCTACAGGCATGACATAGAACGGTTTGATTTCACTTGGCCATCTGGTCAAGAAGTAGAATCCACCCATTGTGTCACCTAATGCCTTTTCAGCTTCACGAGACAAGTCTTCTCCCCATTCCATTTCAACATCTTTGGAGTTTACGATATCAAGTGCTTCATCATAGGTCACAACAGGGAAATCACCAGAAGGCACTTCAAGTTCATGGCCTAAAATGTCCAATTCATCAGCACAGTTTTCATTAACATCTTTCAATACCTGAATGATCATGTCGTTTAAGATTTTCATTACATCTTCATCGTCAGCAAATGATGCTTCTGCATCAATGGAAACAGCTTCGTTCAAGTGTCTTAAGGTATCGTGCTCTTCAGCCCTGAAGATTTGACCTATTTCGAATACCTTATCCATTCCACTAGCCATCATCATCTGTTTGTATAATTGTGGAGATTGGCCAAGGAAAGCCTCTTTTTCAAAGTATGTAATTGGGAATAATTCAGTTCCTCCTTCAGTAGCTGAAGCTACAAGTTTAGGAGTGTTAATTTCATAAAATCCATTATCATAGAAGAAATCTCTGATAGTATGGAACATTTGACCTTTAATTTTGAAAATTGCTGAAACATTTTCTTTTCTGATATCCAAGAATCTTGAATCTAATCTTGTATCAATTCCAGCTTTAACTTTTTCAGTTGGATCCATTGGTAAAGGCTGGTTAGCTAAGTTTAAAATTTTAACTTCTTTTGGTAAAATTTCAACGCCGTTTGGAGCTTTAGGAGCTTCCTGAGCAGTACCTTTAATAGCTACAACTGATTCTTTTCTTAAATTTCTTAATTCTTCTAATATTTCTGCTTCTACTTTTTTACTTGGAGCTGTAATTTGAACTCTACCAGTTACATCACGTAGAATTACAAACATGATTCCACCAAAGTCACGGATTTCATGTACCCAACCCATGACGGTAATGTCACTGCCTGCAATTTCAGAAGTGCATTCATTAGCGTAATTAGTTCTTCTCCAATCTTTTAATAAACCTTGCAAATTATTCACCTCGCGGTTTTAAAAAAATCAATAATAATGATAAATTTTCATTATAATTTTAGTTTAGTTTTAATGTTTAATAAACATATGTGAAATAGGAATAGGAAAAAAACTAGCTGAAAAAAATATTTTGAATTAAAAAATGAGTTATCAGATTTTAAAAAAATAAAAAAAGAAAAAATAATAAAAAATTATTATTTAATGAATTTAGTATCGTCCAGTTGACCGGTTTTAGCATCTACAGTGATTATACCCATATCCTGATTATTATGAGTACTGTCCACAATATAGAATTCGTAAGTGTCTCCGGATTGCTCATATTTGTCAATCTCATAGCCCTTTAAATTTATTAAGTACTGTTCTACAAGCTGTTTACAGTCTTCATATGAGTATTTAGGAGTATTACTGGATGAACTTGAAGATGGATTTGATGGGCTTGAACTAGGACTAGCTACTGCACCACCGCTTGATGAACCTGAAGAAGCAGGTTGGCTAGGACTTGAAGATGCAGGGCTTGAACTAGCAGAGCTACTTTGGGATGAACTTGGAGCATTGTTGGAAGAAGAACTGTCATTCATCAATTTTGTAGATACTTCATTAGCCAAATCATCACCGGATGAAGTAGTATTTTTACCGCCAGCAGCAGAAGTTGCATTACCAGTATCAGTAATTATCACATCATCAGCATTAGAATGGTCAGCTGAATCACTTATTGAATCATTTGAATAGACACCATCTGAATCAGGTATAAATTCAATATTTACAAACTGATTAGCATGAATTTCATTAAACTGATCTATTACAGGTACAATATTAAGTTGGAAAAGATTTAAATTGAAAATATTAGTATCCACATCAGCTATAAGAAGCATTATTAAATTGAAATCCTTATCTTTAGTCATAGTTGGAGGAGCAACATTTAAAACAGGAACAGGTTTTTGAGATTTGTGATTATCACTAAATACAATATTGTTTGCTATTTGAGTAGTAAGTCCACCATCTTTAGAACTGACTGAAACTCCTTCCTGACCATTAGTTACTAATATGTTTATTGTGTCACCTTTTTTAAATGCGACTGATTGCGGAGGTTGATTTTCAACAGGTACGATTTTCGAATTTTTAGTATTTTTCAAATAATTAATCATTGAATCATTGTTTTTGAATGTGTGAATAGTGACACCATATTTACTGTCCTTATACACACCATCCCCGGTTTTAACAAAATTAGAATCTGAAGGCACTGAAATCTTAATACCATCAAATACTTCTTGTTTCATTGACTGGTCGCTGCTTAAAACATTTGCACCGACTAAACCTACGGAAATGATACCAACGATTACAATAAGAAATAAGACATGAGTATCAATTTTCATTAACTTTCACCTAAATTATATTATGTATATAACTTATGTTTTTTATGATATAAATACTAAAACAAATAAATACAATATTAACAAAAAAATGCAAAAAAAGGTGTTATGGAATATGGTTAAATGTCCAAAATGCGGAAATGAAGCTCATGACAACCCATATTGTGCCAATTGTGGTACTAAAATCGAAAAGGAGATAATTTGTCCAGAGTGCAATCAAAAACTTGATGAATCAAGTGCATTTTGTCCAAACTGTGGCACAAAACTTGAAGATTCAGGTGAAGAAGAAAATAAAGACAACGAAAATGAAGCTTCACAAGAAAAAACTGAAGATAAAGAAGAAACCGATAAAAAAGATACCGAAGACAACAAAGAAGAAAGCAAAGACGAAGCTTCACAAGAAGAAGAAACCGATAAAAAAGATACCGAAGACAACAAAGAAGAAAGCAAAGACGAAGCTTCACAAGAAGAAGAAACCGATAAAAAAGATACCGAAGATGAAAAGGAAGAGCCTAAGGAAGAAATTAAAGAAACTACTTCAAATACAGATGATGGTGAAAAAGAGTATTGCCCATTTTGCCATACTGAAATTGATGATGAAACCGATTTCTGTCCGGAATGCGGAAAATCAGTAAATATAGACAAGCAGTCAATGAGCGGAATAAAAAATACAATAAACTTCAAAAACCTAATAGTATGTTCCATAATTTCCATCATACTTTCAGTATTTATTTCATTAATCTTTTGTTACATATTCGCAGGCATGCATGGAGATTACTATCCGATAGGATTCATAATAAGCTTGATTATAACCATAGGAATATTCGGATCATTTAAAGATATAATAAATGGCGGATTACTTGGAATTGTTACAGGACTTGTATTGGGATTATTAAGCAATTACATTGTTGAGCTTTCAAGCGGGTTCACCTTCAGTTACGAAATGCTCTTCGGATACTCCGCTGTAATATTCACAATATTCGGACTGATAATGGGAATAATTGCAGTAAAAATCCTAAGAAAACCAGTGAAAAAACTTATCGATGTCGATAAAATATTATAAATAGCTAAATTTAGCTATTTTTCAAATTTTTTTTGATCTAATTTTTTAACTATTTTTGCAGGAACGCCAACGGCAACCTCGTAGTCGCCAACATCTTTTGTAACGATGGCTCCGGCTCCCACAATGGCATATTCACCTATTGTCACACCAGGAAGAATACTTGCACCGGCACCAATCCATGCTCCTTTTTTGATATGTATCGGCTTGCAAAGCAAAACCTGTCTGTCATATTCATCATGATTATTTGAGAGCAATTGAACATTTGCCGCAAGCATTACATCATCTTCAATGGTAATTCCGCCACGTGCCATTGCAAGACAGTTGGAATTGATGAAAACATTGTTTCCAATCTTCAGTCTATCCAAGGCCGCACCGGACAAAGGCGCCTGAACCATTGAGTTTTCACCAATGTTATCACCAAAAAGCTCCTTTAATACTTCTCCATATTCAGGAGTCATTGGCATTGTATGATTAAGCCGAAAAAGAATTTCATTCATTTTAAAGGCTTCTTGCAGTTCCTCTTCAGAAAGATTATCCATATCTACTCGTTCAAAATCCATCAAATCACCATATACAATATATATTACATCCAATATTTAATAATTACCATTATATCCTATTTCCAATATAAAGCTACGATTCAAGTTAAATAATGATTTTTCTATGAAATAGATAAGTATTTAATATATTAAAAACATAAAATCCGATATTAATAAAATAAAAACTTTTAAGTTGGTTATAAATCAATTTTTCAAGAAAACAGCAATATTTCACTGATAAAGCAATGGAGGCAAAATATGGAGAAAAAATCATATCACGATTTTGAACTAATTTCAAGCGAAAAGGAAATTAATAATTTCATATCCCACAATAAAAATACACTGAAAATCCTTAAGGAATTAAAACCGCTATTGAAAAAACATTTTCCCAATTGTAATTATTCATTAGAGCTTTGTGAAAAATTAGGTTGGACAACAGAAACAAAATTACTATTAAATATAGAAGTTAGTGAAAAAATGTTTTTTAATGGAATGTTAAAGCATTTTAATGAAATTTACAAAGAAATAGAACCATTAATTGAAAATATTGAAAATACAGTTGTTCTGTTCCCAGTAATAAAAAACAAAAAATTTGAAAAGATGGATAACAATTCCGCAATAAATCTAATTGCACGAACAGCATACTTCAACAATTACAATGATGGGATAATTCAACGGGAAGTGAGTTTTAGAGAAATCCCCAAATCCCAACAGGAAAAGGAAATAATTGAATATTGCAAAACTCATGAAAATCCAAATATTTCAGACATTGTCTATGACCTGCAATTGCAGCTTTTTGATGTGGATGACATATTAACAGAACTGGAAGAAAAAGGAATTGAAATGAATGTTAAATATTAGGTGATTAGATGGGGACTTATGTTAAAAAAGGAGATAAAATTAAAGGAGAAAGGATACAATGTGAAGCAAGGAAAATTAGCAATCCTGTTCCCATTCCAAAAAGTGGCCGTCACAAAACGCAACAAATAGTTATACGAAACAATGCAGAATGTGTGATTAAAAAAGAATCAAAACATAATAAATAAAAAGAAAGTTTATAAGGACATTACTTATAAACTTATTTCAATCTTGTTTTGAATGAATTTGCATGTGCAAAGAATCCTTCATATTCAGCAATCGGGACTGAAGTTTTTGATAATTCCTTAAGGCCTTCTTTTGTTAATCTTTGAACAGTCGGTTTTTTGATGAAAGCCTCTGTTGAAAGACCGGAATACATTTTGGCTCCTCCTCCGGTAGGCAAAACATGGTTTGTTCCGGATCCATAATCACCTGCTGCAACTGGGGAATATGAACCTAAAAATATTGAACCTGCATTGTTAATGTGTGATAATGTCTCGTCATCGTCTTTAGTGGATATTATTAAGTGTTCTGGAGCGTATTCATTTGTAACATAAATTGCCTCATCCATTGTGTTTGTGATAATGATTTTTCCGCTTTTGGACAATGACTCTTCAATAATTTCACGCCTTGGTGCTATTTGGGTTAATTGATTAACAAATTCATCTGTTTTAATTGCCAAATCTTTGCTATCAGTTACCAGGAAACATGAAGCGTTTGGGTCATGTTCTGCCTGTGCCAAAATATCAGTTGCTAAAAATTCAGGATTTGCACTATCATCAGCCAATATCAACACTTCTGATGGACCTGCAGGAAACTCGATATCTACTTGACCATATACCAATTTTTTTGCTGCAGTAACGAATATATTACCTGGACCTACAATTTTTTCTACTCGAGGTATTGATTCGGTACCATATGCAAGTCCTGCAATTGCCTGAGCACCACCAACTTTGTAAATCTCATCAGCACCTGCGATGTCAGCTGCAACCAGAATTGCATCTAAAATTTTTCCATCTTTTTGAGGCGGAGTCACACAGACCACTTTTTTTACGCCAGCAATTTTTGCAGGAATTACAGTCATTAATATTGATGAAGGGTAAGCCGCACGACCACCAGGAATATAACATCCAGCAGAGTTAATCGGCCTTACAATTTGACCTGCAACTATTCCAGGATTTACCTCCAATTCCCATTCAGATGGAATTTGTTTTTTATGAAATTTTTCAATATTTGATGCGGCTTGTTTCAGTGCAACAAGTAATGAATCATCTAAAGTATCATAAGCCTCTTCAATTTCATCTTTGGATACTTTCAAATTTTCTATTGTAACCCCATCAAACTTCTCGGTATATTCACGAATAGCATCATCCTTATTTAATTTAACGTTGTTTAAAATATCAGAAACTATGTCCAGTACCTTGTTTACATCTTCTTCTGATCTTTTGATTGTTTCGGTTAAATCTATTTCAGAATAATTTAGTATTTCCATTTTAACACTACCTCATAATAGCGCCTGTATCTGCTGAGTGAACTAATTTTTGATATATTGCTAACCACCCATCAACATCACTTTCTGGGTGTTCAATAGATTTTAATCTTTCTTCAATTTCTGCATCGGAAAGTTCAACATTAATGATTCTATTGTTAATGTCAATTTCAATTATATCACCGTTTTGTATTGCGGCAATTGGTCCGTCTTCTCTTGCTTCTGGAGATACATGCCCTATGCAAGGCCCTCTTGTTCCACCGGAGAATCTTCCATCAGTTATTAATCCCACATCCTTGATGTTCATTCCAGCAAGGGCAGATGTTGGATTTAACATTTCACGCATTCCAGGACCTCCTTTAGGACCCTCATATCTGATTACGACAATATCTCCCTCTTCAATTTCATGGTCAAATATAGCCTTGGTTACATCTTCTTCAGAATTATAAACTTTTGCAGGGCCTTTAAGATGCATTAGATGGTCTGCTACAGCACCTTTTTTAACGACACTACCATTTGGAGCCAAATTACCTTTCAAAATAGCAATTCCGCCATCTTCATGTACTGGACTGTCCAATGTATGAATGACATCGGTGTTTTTGTTTTCAACAGTTTCCAGGTTTTCCCTAATTGTTTTTCCGGTTACTGTCAATTGACTGGTATCGATTTTATCTCCCAAAGTCTTTAAAACAGCCTGAATACCACCGGCCAGGTGCAAGTCCATCATTGAATCTTCACCGGCAGGAGATATAAGTGTAATATGCGGAACTTCTCTTGATATCTTATCGAACAATTCCAAATCAACATCTATGCCATCAACTTCACTGGCAATGGCTGGAATATGTAATGCAGTATTGGATGATCCTCCCAAAGCCATGTCAACAGCGATGGCATTATTGAATGCCCCTTGTGTTAAAATATCTGATGGCCTGATATCGTCTTCAACAAGCTTTAAGATTTGTTTTCCGGATTCAAATGCAATCTGATTGTTTTCATCTGTTCTTGCATGGGTTGTAGCACAGGTCGGAAGGGACAAACCAAATGTTTCTGTAATACATGCCATAGTATTTGCAGTAAATAGACCGGAGCAGCTTCCAGCTCCAGGACAGGCACATTTTTCAAGTTCTTTGACTTCTTCTTCAGACATTTTACCGGCAGAATAAGCACCAACAGCTTCAAATACAGTAATCAAATCTGCAGGTTTTCCATTATATTCACCGGATGCCATCGGCCCGCCAGTAACTACAATTGAAGGTACATTTACTCTCGCAGCACCCATAATCATTCCAGGAACTACCTTATCACAGCTTGGAATCAATACAAGCCCATCAAATGCATGGCCTTTGGTCATGGACTCAACGGTTGCAGCAATTATTTCACGTGAAGGGAGGGAATATTTCATACCTTCATGATTCATACTGATTCCGTCACATACTGCCATGGTGTCAAATTCGAATGGAATACCTCCGGCAGCGATAATTCCTTCTTTTACAAACTCGACCAATTCCCTTAAATGGATATGACCTGGAACAATGTCTGTAAAACTGTTAGCAATTCCGATGAATGGCTTTTTAAAATCGTCATCATCTAAACCGCAAGCTCTTAAAAGAGATCTGTGTGGAGCTCTTTGAATTCCTTTTTTAACATTATCACTTATCATTTAATCACACAATTTAATTTAATCATTAATATTTATCTCGTTCATGACTTTTATAATATTGTAAATGAAAAAAATGTTGAATATGATTTGTGATATGTAGATTAATCATTTGAATTAATAATATGAGAATGAGAACTACAATAATTATGAAAAAACCCATTATTAAAACAATGGAATTGTAGTAAAACTATGAAATTTTTAAACGTGCATATCATTAAACATGCATTAATGTTTTCATCAAAAAATAAAAAAAGTATGGGAAAATTAATTTCCCATTGTGTTTCTAATCTTTTCTTCTTAAAGTTACACCTGCAATTGTAAGGAGCGCTAAAAGAACCATTACAATTGGATTACCTGTAGCATGCATTTTTGGAGTTTGTGAAACACCATCTGCATTATGTTCTTCTTCTGGAGTATCATTGACCATTATATCGGCTGTGTCGTTGTTATTGGAAAGGTCACTATCATAAGTATCAGATGTGACACTTGCTTTAACAATTACAATACCTCTTTTCAATGCTTCAGTGTTAAGTATAAGAGTTACCTCTTCACCCGGAGCTAAATCTCCAATAGTCCAAATTCCAGTTTCAGGATCATAAGTACCTTTAGAAGGAATGAAATCTAAAAGTCTTAATTCATCAGGTATTTCAATAAATGCATTAGTGTTAACTGCTGTGTCAGGACCGTTATTTACAACTGTGATAGTGATTTTAACTTTATCACCAACAGTTACATCAGTCCTATCAGGGTCAACAGTGATTACTAAATCCGCTTCTGGAGGAACTGTAATTGACTCATTGCAGTGATTATTTGCTTCATTAGGATCATATGTGTCTGAAGTGACATCCGCCAAATTAACTATTATCTTATTAGTAGTTGCTACTAAAGTTTTAATTTTTAAAGTTACAGACTGTCCACTTGACAAATCTCCTACATTCCAAATTCCAGTTTTATAATCATAATTATTCAATGAATCATCTGAAACATAAATTAAACCTTCAGGTAATTTATCTGTTACTACAGTGTTTATTGCAGTATCTGCACCCTTGTTAGTAACAGTTATAGTCCAAATGATGTTATCGTTTTTATGTGGGATTGTATTAGAGACTGATTTAGTTATTTCTAAGTCAGCTTCGGGCACGACAATTAATGAATCATCATTATGATTATTACTTTCATCTGGATCGTAGGTATCTGATTTAACTTTAACATTATTTACAATAGTCACATTGGAAGCGTCCACTAAAGTTTCAATCCATATTGTAGCAGTTTCTCCACTTGCAATATCTCCAATAGTCCATACACCGGTTTCAGGGTTGTATGCTCCAGTTGAATTATCTGTAATGTAAATTAAACCTTCAGGCAATATATCAGTTGCAATCGCATTAACAGCAGTATCAGGCCCATCATTAATGACTGAGATGTACCATTTTACAGTATCCTTATTATGACAATCTATTGGATTAAAGATGTCAATTATTAAATCAAAGTCATTTAATTTAATCACAAATAAATCTGCAACTGGAATAGGATTGATAGTACAGTCAACAGTTGCGTTAGTACCATGAGGACCGACAACAGTTAAATTGTTAGTCAAATCACCAATATCATCAACAAAGACTTTAACAGTTATTACAGCACTGGATTTGGCTGAAATATTTGTAATGGTCCAAGTAATAACTTGACCGTCTACAACTTCTTTAATCAAATCAGCACCATCGACTTTTAAAGTTTCATTAAATATTAAGCCAACTGGTAAACTGTCTATAACAATCAACTCATCGACATAGGCATTATTTCCAGTGTTTTTGATTGTTAGATAATATTCGACAAATTCCTTATTGTACGGTTTTGTAGTATTTACTGTTTTTTCAGGGACAGGTAAAGGAACTATTTCGACTGTTTTATTTGCATCGTTGTTAGTGTAATCCCAGTCTTTCTCATCACAAGATGCGTTAACATTATTTGTAATGTCACT of the uncultured Methanobrevibacter sp. genome contains:
- the aspS gene encoding aspartate--tRNA(Asn) ligase; the protein is MQGLLKDWRRTNYANECTSEIAGSDITVMGWVHEIRDFGGIMFVILRDVTGRVQITAPSKKVEAEILEELRNLRKESVVAIKGTAQEAPKAPNGVEILPKEVKILNLANQPLPMDPTEKVKAGIDTRLDSRFLDIRKENVSAIFKIKGQMFHTIRDFFYDNGFYEINTPKLVASATEGGTELFPITYFEKEAFLGQSPQLYKQMMMASGMDKVFEIGQIFRAEEHDTLRHLNEAVSIDAEASFADDEDVMKILNDMIIQVLKDVNENCADELDILGHELEVPSGDFPVVTYDEALDIVNSKDVEMEWGEDLSREAEKALGDTMGGFYFLTRWPSEIKPFYVMPVDGDEKYSHAFDLMYNNLELSSGATRVHQYDLLVKQIEERGLNPAGFGSYLKAFEYGMPPHAGWGVGADRLTMVLTGSENIRECVLFPRDRHRLTP
- a CDS encoding zinc-ribbon domain-containing protein; amino-acid sequence: MVKCPKCGNEAHDNPYCANCGTKIEKEIICPECNQKLDESSAFCPNCGTKLEDSGEEENKDNENEASQEKTEDKEETDKKDTEDNKEESKDEASQEEETDKKDTEDNKEESKDEASQEEETDKKDTEDEKEEPKEEIKETTSNTDDGEKEYCPFCHTEIDDETDFCPECGKSVNIDKQSMSGIKNTINFKNLIVCSIISIILSVFISLIFCYIFAGMHGDYYPIGFIISLIITIGIFGSFKDIINGGLLGIVTGLVLGLLSNYIVELSSGFTFSYEMLFGYSAVIFTIFGLIMGIIAVKILRKPVKKLIDVDKIL
- a CDS encoding DapH/DapD/GlmU-related protein, translated to MDFERVDMDNLSEEELQEAFKMNEILFRLNHTMPMTPEYGEVLKELFGDNIGENSMVQAPLSGAALDRLKIGNNVFINSNCLAMARGGITIEDDVMLAANVQLLSNNHDEYDRQVLLCKPIHIKKGAWIGAGASILPGVTIGEYAIVGAGAIVTKDVGDYEVAVGVPAKIVKKLDQKKFEK
- the hisD gene encoding histidinol dehydrogenase; protein product: MEILNYSEIDLTETIKRSEEDVNKVLDIVSDILNNVKLNKDDAIREYTEKFDGVTIENLKVSKDEIEEAYDTLDDSLLVALKQAASNIEKFHKKQIPSEWELEVNPGIVAGQIVRPINSAGCYIPGGRAAYPSSILMTVIPAKIAGVKKVVCVTPPQKDGKILDAILVAADIAGADEIYKVGGAQAIAGLAYGTESIPRVEKIVGPGNIFVTAAKKLVYGQVDIEFPAGPSEVLILADDSANPEFLATDILAQAEHDPNASCFLVTDSKDLAIKTDEFVNQLTQIAPRREIIEESLSKSGKIIITNTMDEAIYVTNEYAPEHLIISTKDDDETLSHINNAGSIFLGSYSPVAAGDYGSGTNHVLPTGGGAKMYSGLSTEAFIKKPTVQRLTKEGLKELSKTSVPIAEYEGFFAHANSFKTRLK
- the ilvD gene encoding dihydroxy-acid dehydratase, yielding MISDNVKKGIQRAPHRSLLRACGLDDDDFKKPFIGIANSFTDIVPGHIHLRELVEFVKEGIIAAGGIPFEFDTMAVCDGISMNHEGMKYSLPSREIIAATVESMTKGHAFDGLVLIPSCDKVVPGMIMGAARVNVPSIVVTGGPMASGEYNGKPADLITVFEAVGAYSAGKMSEEEVKELEKCACPGAGSCSGLFTANTMACITETFGLSLPTCATTHARTDENNQIAFESGKQILKLVEDDIRPSDILTQGAFNNAIAVDMALGGSSNTALHIPAIASEVDGIDVDLELFDKISREVPHITLISPAGEDSMMDLHLAGGIQAVLKTLGDKIDTSQLTVTGKTIRENLETVENKNTDVIHTLDSPVHEDGGIAILKGNLAPNGSVVKKGAVADHLMHLKGPAKVYNSEEDVTKAIFDHEIEEGDIVVIRYEGPKGGPGMREMLNPTSALAGMNIKDVGLITDGRFSGGTRGPCIGHVSPEAREDGPIAAIQNGDIIEIDINNRIINVELSDAEIEERLKSIEHPESDVDGWLAIYQKLVHSADTGAIMR